Proteins encoded in a region of the Stieleria neptunia genome:
- the tssH gene encoding type VI secretion system ATPase TssH, translated as MSDISRTALFGKLNSVGYKSIESATVFCKMRGNPYVELVHWFNQILQLEDSDLHHIVKQFNVNPSKLVKDMTESLDKLPRGSTSISDLSSHIEEAVERGWVYGTLMFGESQVRTGHLVVGMLKTRSLTHALYDISPEFEKVKLDTLTDRFDEVVSGSPEESMHASDGFQVGGGAVPGEASGAMSPAAMGKQEALKQFTVDLTENARQGKIDPIVGRDEEIRQIIDILMRRRQNNPILTGEAGVGKTAVVEGFALKIASGDVPPPLKDVSLRSLDVGLLQAGASMKGEFENRLKQVIEEVQSSEKPIIMFIDEAHTLVGAGGAAGTGDAANLLKPALARGTLRTVAATTWAEYKKHIEKDPALTRRFQVVQVEEPSEERAILMMRGMASTLEKHHKVKVLDEALEAAVRLSHRYIPARQLPDKSVSLLDTAAARVAISQHAVPAEVDDSRKRIDALNTELRIIADENLVGVETTERQKRATEALAYEQERLSGLEERWNNEKELVEKILDVRSQLRGHHGKVEGTDSPLEKAADAEAKTVKVQTAEPAEEKTEVKLSDADRQKLLDELKELQSKLHELQGEHPLILPTVDEQAVGSVVQDWTGIPVGRMVKDELATVLKLADILNDRIIGQRHALEMIAKRIQTSRASLDNPGKPIGVFMLAGPSGVGKTETALALAEALYGGEQNVITINMSEFQEAHTVSTLKGAPPGYVGYGEGGVLTEAVRRRPYSVVLLDEVEKAHHDVHEIFFQVFDKGWMEDGEGRVIDFKNTLILLTTNAGTDLTMNMCKDPELMPDPEGLSKALRAPLLKVFPPALLGRIVTIPYYPLSDEMVGAIAKLQLGRIQKRMQANHDIPFTYDDEVIKLIASRCTELESGGRMIDAILTNTVLPQISGEFLTRMMEGNPAKRVHVQVKDGEFDYSFE; from the coding sequence TTGTCCGATATCAGCCGCACCGCACTGTTTGGGAAACTCAACAGCGTCGGTTACAAGTCGATCGAAAGCGCCACTGTGTTCTGCAAGATGCGCGGCAATCCGTACGTGGAACTCGTCCACTGGTTCAACCAAATCCTGCAACTGGAGGACTCGGACCTCCATCACATCGTCAAGCAGTTCAACGTCAATCCCTCGAAATTGGTCAAGGACATGACCGAGTCGTTGGACAAGCTGCCCCGTGGATCCACTTCCATCTCCGACCTGTCGTCCCACATCGAAGAAGCCGTCGAGCGGGGCTGGGTCTACGGCACGTTGATGTTCGGCGAATCACAGGTCCGCACCGGGCACTTGGTCGTCGGGATGCTCAAGACACGCAGTTTGACCCACGCCCTGTATGACATCTCCCCGGAGTTCGAAAAGGTCAAACTGGACACGCTGACCGACCGATTCGATGAAGTCGTCAGCGGGTCCCCGGAAGAATCCATGCATGCCAGCGATGGGTTCCAGGTCGGCGGCGGCGCCGTCCCCGGCGAAGCCAGCGGCGCCATGTCTCCCGCGGCGATGGGCAAACAGGAAGCGCTCAAACAATTCACCGTCGATCTGACCGAAAATGCCCGCCAAGGCAAGATCGATCCGATCGTCGGACGCGACGAAGAGATTCGTCAAATCATCGATATCCTGATGCGACGCCGGCAAAACAACCCGATCCTGACCGGCGAAGCCGGCGTCGGCAAAACCGCCGTCGTCGAAGGCTTTGCGCTCAAGATCGCATCCGGCGATGTGCCGCCGCCGCTGAAAGACGTTTCGTTGCGGTCCCTCGACGTCGGGCTGCTGCAAGCCGGTGCGAGCATGAAAGGGGAATTTGAAAACCGACTCAAACAGGTGATCGAAGAAGTCCAATCGTCGGAAAAACCGATCATCATGTTCATCGACGAAGCCCACACCTTGGTCGGTGCCGGCGGCGCCGCCGGCACCGGCGACGCGGCCAACTTGCTCAAACCGGCCCTCGCCCGCGGGACCCTCCGCACCGTCGCCGCGACGACTTGGGCCGAATACAAGAAACACATCGAGAAAGACCCCGCGCTGACGCGGCGTTTTCAGGTCGTCCAGGTCGAAGAACCCAGCGAAGAACGCGCCATCCTGATGATGCGCGGCATGGCGTCGACGCTCGAAAAACACCACAAGGTGAAAGTCCTCGACGAAGCCCTGGAAGCCGCCGTCCGGCTGTCCCACCGCTACATCCCCGCGCGTCAATTGCCCGACAAATCGGTCAGCCTGCTCGATACGGCCGCCGCACGCGTCGCGATCAGCCAGCACGCCGTCCCGGCCGAAGTCGATGATTCGCGAAAACGAATCGATGCGCTCAATACCGAATTGCGGATCATTGCCGACGAAAACCTGGTCGGCGTCGAGACGACCGAACGGCAAAAACGAGCCACCGAGGCGCTCGCCTATGAACAGGAACGACTCAGTGGTTTAGAAGAACGTTGGAACAACGAAAAAGAACTGGTCGAAAAGATCCTCGATGTTCGCAGCCAGCTCCGCGGTCATCACGGCAAGGTCGAAGGCACCGACAGCCCGCTGGAAAAAGCCGCCGATGCGGAAGCCAAAACCGTCAAGGTTCAGACCGCCGAACCGGCCGAAGAGAAAACTGAAGTCAAATTGTCCGACGCCGACCGTCAAAAGCTGCTCGATGAACTCAAAGAGCTGCAATCGAAACTCCACGAGCTGCAAGGCGAGCACCCGCTGATTCTGCCTACCGTCGACGAGCAAGCCGTCGGATCGGTCGTCCAGGATTGGACCGGTATTCCCGTCGGACGGATGGTCAAGGATGAATTGGCAACCGTTTTGAAACTCGCCGACATCCTCAACGACCGCATCATCGGCCAGCGGCATGCGCTGGAGATGATCGCCAAGCGAATCCAGACCTCGCGGGCAAGCTTGGATAACCCCGGCAAACCGATCGGCGTGTTCATGCTGGCCGGCCCCTCGGGCGTCGGAAAAACGGAAACCGCACTCGCGTTGGCCGAAGCACTCTACGGCGGCGAGCAAAACGTGATCACGATCAACATGAGCGAGTTTCAAGAGGCGCACACCGTCAGCACGCTCAAAGGGGCGCCTCCCGGATACGTCGGCTATGGCGAAGGGGGCGTGTTGACCGAAGCGGTACGGCGCCGTCCCTACAGCGTCGTGCTGTTGGACGAAGTCGAAAAAGCGCACCACGATGTTCACGAAATCTTCTTCCAAGTCTTCGACAAGGGCTGGATGGAAGACGGCGAAGGCCGCGTGATCGACTTCAAAAACACACTGATCCTGTTGACCACCAATGCCGGAACCGATCTGACCATGAACATGTGCAAGGATCCGGAATTGATGCCCGATCCCGAAGGCTTGTCCAAGGCCTTGCGTGCACCGCTGTTGAAAGTCTTTCCGCCGGCACTCTTGGGCCGAATCGTGACGATTCCCTACTACCCGCTCAGCGACGAGATGGTCGGCGCGATCGCGAAACTGCAACTCGGTCGAATTCAGAAACGCATGCAAGCCAACCACGACATCCCGTTCACGTATGATGACGAAGTGATCAAATTGATCGCCAGTCGCTGCACGGAGCTGGAAAGCGGCGGCCGCATGATCGACGCGATCTTGACCAACACGGTCCTGCCACAAATCAGCGGCGAATTCCTGACCCGCATGATGGAAGGTAACCCCGCCAAACGTGTCCACGTCCAAGTCAAGGACGGAGAATTTGACTATTCGTTTGAGTGA
- a CDS encoding IS1380 family transposase gives MIRPLRAKYELANKVEAISCGGIGMIMQLVQQLGLRKHINQSAPVFKLHAPYDEADHVLNIALNLLAGGTCLEHLEHRRTDQAYLDALGAERIPDPTTAGDFCRRFDGFKLLLLMQGINAARKKVWKQQSDAFFEQATIEADGTMVETCGEKKEGVGINYKGQWGYHPLVVTLAETKELLYLANRSGNRPSGEGSSFYFDRAIELCRSAGFRKILLRGDTDFSSTQHLDRWDAQGVRFVFGYDANKTLTAIADSLDESAWKPLRRQRSTSKNPRAKRPNYKEQIVVENGYENKKLRAESYAEFPYQPGNCKRPYRMVAVRKNIDVTTGQQFLFSTEKYFFYISNEPKQEKQSRELIGDGNHRCDQENTISQLKASHALTAPLDSLESNWAYMLFASLAWTLKLWSGLMVRVKGNPGQKKARKRLRDRVIKMEFSTFLTSLIQIPAQVIRSSRQLKLRILTYRLGVENLFTLSDHIAMPLRT, from the coding sequence AACTGGCCAATAAAGTTGAGGCGATCTCCTGCGGTGGAATCGGCATGATCATGCAGCTTGTCCAGCAACTCGGATTGCGAAAGCACATCAACCAGTCCGCGCCAGTGTTTAAGCTTCACGCGCCGTACGACGAAGCCGACCACGTGCTCAATATTGCCCTGAATCTATTGGCCGGGGGGACCTGCCTCGAACATTTAGAGCATCGCCGCACCGACCAGGCGTACCTGGATGCACTCGGCGCAGAACGGATTCCCGATCCGACAACCGCTGGTGACTTCTGCCGCCGTTTTGATGGTTTCAAGCTACTGCTCTTGATGCAGGGAATTAACGCGGCACGCAAGAAGGTTTGGAAGCAACAATCCGATGCGTTCTTCGAGCAGGCCACGATTGAAGCCGATGGTACGATGGTTGAGACTTGCGGTGAAAAGAAGGAGGGCGTCGGAATCAACTACAAAGGTCAGTGGGGATACCATCCACTGGTTGTAACGCTCGCGGAAACCAAAGAGTTGCTGTATCTGGCCAACCGCAGCGGCAATCGTCCCAGCGGTGAAGGCTCATCGTTCTACTTCGACAGGGCGATCGAATTGTGTCGCAGTGCCGGGTTTCGAAAGATCCTGTTGCGTGGTGACACAGACTTTTCGTCAACTCAACATCTCGATCGATGGGACGCGCAGGGCGTCCGTTTTGTGTTTGGTTATGACGCCAACAAAACACTGACTGCAATTGCCGATTCCCTCGACGAATCGGCATGGAAACCGCTCCGGCGGCAAAGATCGACTTCGAAAAATCCGCGTGCAAAACGTCCGAATTACAAAGAGCAAATCGTCGTAGAAAATGGCTACGAGAACAAAAAACTGCGTGCTGAAAGCTACGCTGAGTTTCCGTATCAGCCCGGCAACTGCAAGCGTCCCTACCGGATGGTTGCTGTTCGCAAAAACATCGACGTCACGACCGGACAGCAATTCCTGTTCAGCACCGAAAAGTACTTCTTCTACATCAGCAATGAACCAAAGCAAGAAAAGCAGTCGCGTGAATTGATCGGAGACGGCAATCATCGCTGCGATCAGGAAAACACGATTAGCCAGCTCAAGGCGAGTCACGCATTGACCGCGCCACTGGATTCACTGGAAAGCAATTGGGCGTACATGTTGTTCGCTTCTCTTGCCTGGACGCTGAAGCTTTGGAGTGGACTGATGGTCCGCGTCAAAGGGAATCCGGGTCAGAAGAAGGCGAGGAAGCGGCTCCGTGACCGCGTGATCAAAATGGAGTTTTCGACGTTCCTGACATCGTTGATCCAGATCCCGGCCCAAGTCATCCGCTCATCGCGTCAGTTGAAGTTGCGGATTCTGACATACCGTCTCGGCGTCGAAAATTTGTTCACGCTCAGTGACCATATTGCGATGCCGCTTCGAACGTGA